TCCTGCCATCGCGGTAAGGCACGCGCGTATCACGCCGGATGACAGTATCATATCGGCATCGATGAACATGACGAATTCGGTCGCCGACCGCTTTATCATCCCGTAATTGCGCTGTGCGGAACGCTCCGGCCCCTTGTCGTACACGAAGCGCGTATATTTCCGGGCGATCTTTTTCGTATCATCCGTCGAACCATTATCGACAACGACGATACGCACCGGAACATCCTGCAGTGCAATGCTTCGTATGCAACGCTCAATGTTCGCCGATTCGTTCTTCGTTGTGATAGTGACCGAAACGCGCGTTTTCATCGTTTCGTGCGGGGGAAATACCGACGATGATCGAAAAGCCTGAGCCTCAGCACGCGCACGACGGCTTCGACGAAGATATTGCGCGACATCTTCGACTTGCCGACGGTTCGCTCGGTGAAAACTATCGGCACTTCGCGTACGCGGAATCCATTCTTCTCGAACGCATAATTCATCTCTATCTGGAATGAATAGCCGGCGGACATGACCGCATCGAGGTCCATCCGTTCAAGCGTTTCACGGCGGAAACATTTGAAGCCGCCGGTAGGGTCCTCGACGTGAATACCGAGCACGAATCGGATGTAATACCCTGCGCCGTAGGACATGACAAGGCGCATGAGCGGCCAGCGTATGACGCTGATGCCGTCGCAATAGCGAGAACCGATGACAAGATCGCATCCCTTCGCCGCTTTGATAAGTTCGGGTATCATCGCCGGATCGTGGGAAAAATCGGCATCGATCTGCACGATGAATTCCGGCTTCAACGCGAACGCCTCGCGGAACCCGCGTATGTACGCGGGTCCGATGCCCGCTTTTTTCGGATTGGTCACCAGATGCACGCGCTTGTTCGTACGCATGATGCGCGCTACGATGCGCCCGGTACCGTCCGGCGAATTGTCATCAACGACGAGGACATGAATGCCGCTTCCCTGAGCGAGGACCGCCGGTATCATTTTCACGATATTGTCGGCCTCGTTGTACGTCGGTATGATCACGACCGCTTGTATGCCCATCAGATAAGCTTCTCCATGAATTGTATCACACTCTCCTCATCGACCGGTGCGGGGTTGCCGCTCATGCTTCCGCCGAACGATGCTCGTACGATGTCCGGAATATCCTTTGTTGCGATACCGAACGGTGCAAGCGTGGGCGGTATCGTATGCCGCTCCTTCAACGCTTCCACCGCTTCTATTCCCTTCACCGCCGCCTCAAGATCATTGATGAACGTCCGCCCGGTGAGCGCTTCCGCGGCGCGCGCAAGCAATGATTCCGACGACTGAAGATTATAGCGCATCACATGCGGCAGCAGCACGCCGATGATAAGCCCGTGCACGATGGGGTATTTTCCGCCGATGGACGATGCCAGTCCGTGTGCGAGCCCGAGCCCGCTGTTCGCGAGGCAGAACCCGGAAAGATACGCAGCGAACTGCATGTTCGCGCGGTGGTCGATGTTCTTCGGTTCGTCACAGGCGCCGGAAAAATGTTTTCCCATGAGCGTTATCCCGTGGAGCGCCGTAGCGGCGATGAACGGGTTCGATCGCCTGCAAATGAGGCTTTCGATGAGC
This sequence is a window from Spirochaetota bacterium. Protein-coding genes within it:
- a CDS encoding polyprenol monophosphomannose synthase encodes the protein MQAVVIIPTYNEADNIVKMIPAVLAQGSGIHVLVVDDNSPDGTGRIVARIMRTNKRVHLVTNPKKAGIGPAYIRGFREAFALKPEFIVQIDADFSHDPAMIPELIKAAKGCDLVIGSRYCDGISVIRWPLMRLVMSYGAGYYIRFVLGIHVEDPTGGFKCFRRETLERMDLDAVMSAGYSFQIEMNYAFEKNGFRVREVPIVFTERTVGKSKMSRNIFVEAVVRVLRLRLFDHRRYFPRTKR